A part of Kineosporia sp. NBRC 101731 genomic DNA contains:
- a CDS encoding MBL fold metallo-hydrolase: protein MKLTKYVHACVVLEDQGTTIVVDPGTFATNARELLSTADAVLITHDHFDHLDIEAVKEIVAQRPELPVYAPASVIEQIGAGHLTEATDGLTFSVGPVPVQVFLTGHAKIHPDMTMPDNAAYLIGGSVYHPGDTYLVPGVAVDTLLVPTSGPWTKLGEAVDFVRAVNPRQALQIHEAMLSEIGQQSTAHFLGEKGLTKTPFTLLPVGESIEIAG, encoded by the coding sequence ATGAAGCTGACGAAGTACGTCCATGCCTGTGTGGTGCTCGAAGACCAGGGCACGACGATCGTGGTCGACCCGGGCACCTTCGCCACGAACGCCCGCGAGCTCCTGAGCACGGCCGACGCCGTCCTGATCACCCACGACCACTTCGACCATCTCGACATCGAAGCGGTCAAGGAGATCGTGGCCCAGCGCCCCGAGCTGCCCGTGTACGCCCCCGCCTCGGTGATCGAGCAGATCGGGGCGGGCCACCTGACCGAGGCCACGGACGGCCTGACGTTCTCCGTCGGCCCGGTGCCCGTGCAGGTCTTCCTCACCGGCCACGCCAAGATCCACCCGGACATGACGATGCCCGACAACGCCGCCTACCTGATCGGTGGCAGCGTGTACCACCCGGGCGACACCTACCTGGTGCCCGGTGTGGCCGTCGACACCCTGCTCGTGCCGACCAGCGGCCCCTGGACCAAGCTCGGCGAGGCTGTCGACTTCGTCCGGGCCGTCAACCCGCGGCAGGCCCTGCAGATCCACGAGGCCATGCTCAGCGAGATCGGGCAGCAGTCCACCGCCCACTTCCTCGGCGAGAAGGGTCTTACCAAGACACCTTTCACCCTGCTCCCGGTCGGCGAGTCGATCGAGATCGCGGGCTGA